A part of Drosophila ananassae strain 14024-0371.13 chromosome 2R, ASM1763931v2, whole genome shotgun sequence genomic DNA contains:
- the LOC6507782 gene encoding 40S ribosomal protein S17 encodes MGRVRTKTVKKAAKVIIEKYYTRLTLDFHTNKRICEEVAIIPTKPLRNKIAGYVTHLMGRLRHSQVRGISIKLQEEERERRDNYVPAVSALEQDIIEVDADTKEMLKLLDFHNIRGLQLTNPNTNNFGRRN; translated from the exons ATG GGTCGTGTACGAACCAAGACCGTGAAGAAGGCCGCTAAGGTCATCATTGAGAAGTACTACACGCGTCTGACGCTGGACTTCCACACCAACAAGCGCATCTGCGAGGAGGTGGCCATCATTCCCACCAAGCCCCTCCGCAACAAGATTGCCGG CTATGTCACCCACTTGATGGGTCGCCTGCGTCACTCCCAGGTGCGTGGTATCTCCATCAagctgcaggaggaggagcGTGAGCGTCGCGACAACTACGTCCCGGCCGTCTCCGCTCTGGAGCAGGACATCATCGAGGTCGATGCCGACACCAAGGAGATGTTGAAGCTGCTGGACTTCCACAACATCCGTGGACTCCAACTCACCAACCCCAACACCAACAACTTTGGTCGTCGCAACTAA
- the LOC6507781 gene encoding ubiquitin-conjugating enzyme E2-22 kDa — MANMAVSRIKREFKEVMRSEEIVQCSIKIELVNDSWTELRGEIAGPPDTPYEGGKFVLEIKVPETYPFNPPKVRFITRIWHPNISSVTGAICLDILKDNWAAAMTLRTVLLSLQALLAAAEPDDPQDAVVAYQFKDKYDLFLQTAKHWTNAYAGGPHTFPDCDSKIQRLKDMGIDEHDARAVLSKENWNLEKATECLFS; from the exons ATGGCGAATATGGCTGTATCGCGCATAAAGCGGGAGTTCAAGGAGGTGATGCGCAGCGAGGAG ATCGTGCAGTGTTCCATCAAAATCGAACTGGTGAACGACAGTTGGACAGAGTTGCGGGGCGAGATTGCCGGGCCGCCGGACACACCCTACGAGGGCGGCAAATTCGTCCTAGAGATCAAAGTACCCGAAACATATCCCTTCAATCCGCCCAAG GTCCGCTTCATTACTCGCATTTGGCATCCAAACATCTCATCGGTGACAGGCGCCATTTGCCTGGACATACTCAAGGACAACTGGGCCGCAGCAATGACCCTGCGCACTGTGCTATTATCGCTGCAGGCACTGTTGGCAGCTGCCGAGCCAGATGATCCCCAGGATGCTGTGGTGGCCTATCAGTTCAAGGACAAGTACGATCTTTTCCTGCAGACGGCCAAGCACTGGACGAACGCGTACGCCGGCGGGCCGCACACTTTTCCCGATTGTGATTCAAAGATCCAACGCCTCAAAGACATGGGCATTGACGAGCATGATGCTCGTGCCGTGCTTTCTAAAGAGAACTGGAATCTGGAGAAGGCCACCGAGTGCCTATTCAGTTAG
- the LOC6507786 gene encoding copper transport protein ATOX1, translated as MPVHEFKVEMTCGGCASAVERVLGKLGDKVEKVNINLDDRSVAITSNLTSDELLEQLRKTGKGVTYVGVKK; from the exons aTGCCA GTTCACGAGTTCAAGGTAGAAATGACTTGCGGCGGATGTGCCAGTGCCGTGGAGCGTGTCTTGGGCAAATTGGGCG ATAAGGTCGAGAAAGTCAACATCAACCTGGACGACCGGTCGGTGGCCATAACATCAAACTTGACATCTGACGAGCTGCTGGAACAGCTGCGCAAGACCGGAAAGGGCGTCACGTACGTCGGCGTGAAGAAATGA
- the LOC6507278 gene encoding SHC-transforming protein 2 codes for MPKNGDAGQRSGSGSGSGNGATSDGCIYPDDVIMGVGVAFNVRYTGCVEVKTSMKSLDFETRTQLARECINRVCEAAGLKSAGKRRLCSFISDRPSMQHAGTNITINVSSRALTLSNVESGEVIANHNMPRISFASGGDNDTLDFLAYIAKNEDEWRACYVLECAGGQSEDLIVTIGKAFALRFNALSRLNDPSADCNINQSCKENVKEYYNDLPNKLPPDLPDQQQQIPLQPHAPRVAQLNLKKPRDRLSSNLIDLNSPPPDQTTNKLALGHFDPLQATPSSAGPIRDVFDGPQCPLTAEIWFHAAISRPIAERLLHQDGDFLVRESQGKRGQYVLTGLEGKTPKHLLLIDPEGVVRTKDRIFESISHLINYHWVHALPIISEDSELVLRNPVRRPTQEQAAPLASAASS; via the exons ATGCCGAAGAATGGGGACGCCGGCCAGCGGAGCGGCTCTGGCTCGGGGTCCGGAAATGGGGCAACCAGCGATGGCTGCATTTATCCGGACGACGTCATTATGGGCGTGGGTGTTGCATTCAACGTGCGGTACACGGGATGTGTGGAGGTCAAGACCTCTATGAAATCTCTGGACTTTGAGACGCGTACCCAACTGGCGAG GGAGTGCATAAATCGGGTGTGCGAGGCTGCTGGACTGAAGTCTGCAGGCAAACGGAGACTGTGCAGCTTCATTTCCGATCGTCCCAGTATGCAACATGCTGGAACAAACATAACTATAAACGTTTCAAGTCGGGCTTTAACGCTGAGCAATGTGGAATCGGGCGAGGTTATAGCTAATCATAATATGCCGCGCATATCATTTGCCTCCGGCGGCGATAACGACACCTTAGACTTCTTGGCCTACATAGCGAAGAACGAGGATGAGTGGCGTGCCTGTTATGTACTGGAATGTGCTGGCGGACAAAGCGAAGATCTGATCGTCACCATTGGCAAGGCCTTTGCCTTGAGATTTAACGCACTGAGTAGGTTGAACGACCCATCGGCGGACTGTAACATCAATCAGAGCTGTAAGGAGAATGTGAAGGAGTACTACAATGACTTGCCCAACAAGCTGCCGCCGGATTTGCCtgatcagcagcagcagatccCCCTCCAACCGCACGCACCCCGAGTGGCTCAGCTTAATCTGAAAAAGCCGCGCGATCGCCTGAGTAGCAACCTCATCGACCTCAACTCCCCGCCTCCCGATCAGACTACAAACAAATTAGCCCTAGGACACTTCGATCCATTACAG GCCACCCCTTCCTCTGCTGGACCCATTCGCGACGTCTTCGATGGTCCACAGTGCCCTTTAACTGCCGAAATATGGTTCCATGCTGCCATATCCCGACCTATAGCTGAGCGTCTGCTGCATCAGGATGGGGACTTCCTGGTGCGCGAGTCTCAAGGGAAACGTGGCCAGTACGTACTGACTGGTTTGGAAGGCAAGACGCCTAAGCATCTACTTTTAATCGATCCCGAAGGCGTGGTTCGCACCAAAGATCGCATTTTCGAAAGCATCAGCCACTTGATAAACTACCATTGGGTCCACGCCCTGCCCATCATATCTGAGGATTCGGAGCTGGTTCTGCGAAATCCGGTGCGCAGGCCCACCCAAGAACAAGCTGCGCCCCTGGCCTCAGCAGCATCTTCCTGA
- the LOC6507783 gene encoding galactose mutarotase, which yields MSITLEEEIFGLAVNPFTNHPEMVRRYTLKNSKGMSVSVIQLGAIIQSVKLPDAYEKVDDVCLGFNDIASYIATKAAYIGGTLGRVANRVANGEYTVNENKIQVTKNIQDKFQLHGGFVGFDSVIWEVAQKTVDGVIFRHVSPHGHEGYPGRLTCFITYQLDNENRLWVRFEATTDRSTVVNISNHAYFNLAGHGAGAKGLSEHTVEIAADKIVDTDESQIPTGKLLDVDDTVYDLRLPVLIGDRLRQFENRPIQGYDNCFVVNGGELVKSVTKVAKIVHPPSCRVLEVWTNQPGMQFYTANNLPDEKAGATPIIGKECTHYVRHGSFCVETEKFPDSMNHPEFPSINLEPDQKYCHEVLYWFKVEESWKCCCNNAP from the exons ATGTCAATCACCTTGGAGGAGGAGATCTTCGGCTTAGCGGTTAATCCGTTCACCAACCACCCCGAAATGGTGCGCCGCTATACTTTGAAGAATAGTAAGGGCATGTCCGTTTCGGTTATCCAGCTGGGTGCCATCATTCAGAGTGTCAAGCTGCCGGATGCCTATGAGAAGGTGGACGACGTCTGTCTCGGCTTCAATGACATTGCCAGCTATATAGCCACCAAGGCGGCTTACATCGGAGGAACCCTTGGACGTGTCGCCAATCGAGTGGCCAATGGAGAGTATACAGTCAACGAAAACAAGATCCAAGTGACTAAGAACATACAG GACAAGTTTCAACTGCACGGTGGCTTTGTTGGGTTTGACAGTGTGATCTGGGAAGTGGCGCAAAAGACTGTGGATGGCGTCATCTTCCGGCATGTGTCCCCCCACGGGCACGAGGGCTATCCGGGCAGACTAACGTGTTTCATCACATACCAGCTGGACAACGAGAACCGACTCTGGGTCCGCTTCGAGGCCACCACCGATCGCAGCACTGTGGTGAATATCTCCAACCATGCCTACTTTAATCTGGCCGGACATGGAGCCGGAGCGAAGGGTCTGTCGGAGCACACCGTGGAGATAGCGGCAGATAAGATTGTGGACACCGATGAGTCTCAGATTCCCACCGGTAAGCTGCTGGATGTCGATGATACCGTCTATGATCTGAGGTTGCCTGTGCTCATCGGAGACCGTCTCAGGCAGTTCGAAAACAGACCCATCCAGGGATATGACAACTGTTTCGTGGTCAATGGTGGAGAACTGGTAAAGAGCGTCACCAAGGTAGCCAAGATCGTCCATCCGCCCAGTTGCCGTGTCCTGGAGGTCTGGACGAATCAGCCGGGCATGCAGTTTTACACTGCAAATAATCTGCCGGATGAGAAAGCAGGCGCCACGCCGATAATTGGAAAGGAGTGCACCCATTATGTGCGCCATGGGTCCTTCTGCGTCGAAACGGAAAAGTTCCCCGACTCCATGAACCATCCTGAGTTTCCCTCAATCAACCTGGAGCCGGACCAGAAGTACTGCCACGAAGTTCTTTACTGGTTCAAGGTCGAAGAGTCCTGGAAGTGCTGCTGCAACAATGCTCCCTGA
- the LOC6507785 gene encoding galactose mutarotase, with product MVRVIEDMFGIAVNPMMQKTDRIRRFTLITERGMSVSIITLGATIQSIKVPDFNGKLEDVVLGYDDVAGYYRNSGGYFGATIGRVANKVACGRFKLCGKDINVSRNVKDRYHQHGGFIGFDAVIWDVVGVHKDGITLQHISPDGHEGYPGELTTNINFSLNETGCFGMRIEARTKATTAVNLTNHTYFNLAGHGAGKETLYQHMLMIKAQKIVDVDHELLPTGKLMRVRSTPYDFSSLVNLGKRLNQVATCPLSGFNNNFCVDCSPNRVQLVARVVHPCSGRYMEVHTNQPGLQFMTANDLPDEECGGVPNVGKGGANYVRHGAFSLQTQKYPDAVNHCDFPTIVLNPGQLYDHQVVYRFGSCPKRV from the coding sequence ATGGTACGCGTAATCGAGGATATGTTTGGCATCGCCGTCAACCCGATGATGCAGAAAACGGATCGGATACGCCGGTTCACCCTGATCACGGAGCGCGGTATGTCCGTTTCTATAATTACTTTGGGAGCCACCATCCAATCGATAAAGGTTCCGGACTTCAACGGCAAGTTGGAAGACGTGGTGCTCGGTTATGATGATGTGGCCGGTTACTATCGGAATTCTGGCGGTTATTTTGGCGCCACCATTGGTCGGGTGGCCAATAAGGTGGCCTGTGGGCGCTTTAAGCTCTGCGGTAAAGATATCAATGTCAGTAGAAACGTGAAGGATCGTTACCATCAGCATGGCGGCTTCATTGGCTTCGATGCCGTTATCTGGGACGTGGTAGGTGTTCACAAGGACGGGATAACTCTGCAGCACATCTCGCCAGATGGGCACGAAGGCTACCCCGGGGAGCTGACTACGAACATTAACTTCTCATTGAACGAGACCGGTTGTTTTGGTATGCGGATCGAGGCACGGACCAAGGCCACCACCGCGGTGAACTTGACGAACCACACCTACTTCAATCTGGCGGGGCACGGTGCAGGAAAGGAGACCCTCTACCAGCACATGCTGATGATCAAGGCCCAGAAGATCGTTGACGTGGATCACGAACTTTTGCCCACTGGCAAGTTGATGCGGGTACGCAGCACTCCCTACGACTTCTCCAGCCTGGTGAATCTCGGCAAGCGACTTAATCAGGTGGCCACTTGTCCCCTAAGCGGTTTCAACAACAACTTCTGCGTAGACTGCTCGCCCAACCGGGTGCAGCTAGTTGCCCGTGTAGTGCATCCGTGCAGTGGAAGGTACATGGAAGTTCACACCAATCAACCTGGTTTGCAGTTCATGACAGCCAACGACCTTCCAGATGAGGAATGTGGCGGCGTACCTAACGTGGGAAAGGGCGGAGCTAATTATGTCCGGCACGGAGCATTCTCGCTTCAAACGCAAAAGTATCCAGATGCGGTTAACCATTGTGACTTCCCCACAATCGTCCTTAATCCCGGACAGTTGTATGATCACCAGGTGGTTTACCGTTTCGGTTCCTGTCCCAAGCGGGTCTGA
- the LOC6507279 gene encoding uncharacterized protein KIAA1841 homolog: MQKAGSDDGAGAGQPEEPPAAPPQVPTNSQRSFDSGSSGNGAEFQISLNDFLEFLKLSCHVNDMIAKADMGKPHNREPVPPMEGSGSSTSTSGKRNSKREDFDFDHLADNPLVNELLGLRRSSSRRSSSRTTDDSRSSLLLEARSGGLPRTGHNHGSRSSRTETSYRGLHPKLADKLDAVINEGVLDSVLSFICPVPFPTQLTTNAGRGNKPKQPTPKELFTLPAPSPIQTPASSPMPGTAAILPPGAAKSMMELGHSHTVLPAPSSSSPCLQQTHGSGTDTIHPNQITNSMVRALVKEPIPKPGAPPPARRKSLLLVKDSKNSRQEKKEPEVVIHVCDEVKNTSRDFTCPQHLLVSKMGYFADVTAGQRLEEMDISVHCDILIFDWLMKWIKHSAQCQELPGPGQSPGPQLDGNNVVPILVSASFLQMEPLLLECLAFCHAHLSEVVRTSTNLSCLNDALVTRLAAMFTNLELEMVRDKKERVTPRLWTKLIQSLCEPEPEALRGHFYSMSGLFRCARCFNCVTNTMKSYVNCLPSNIRLNRWGQLMSHHVRDSNWDLSAYIVQLFKELKSWRKVYWKLWGHCHYLYCCTCEAHFPVYQMHWCRFHPEAPNFLGPVGNAGPAGRYACCGQQAFRYETLPGPNGCQFREHSVLVETDRERAILAIAQLVGENYALCEPPPLRIQEMAAAGEICPSWQGISLTPQRCRQGLLPQLCMDSVLKRVTNHRVSRRMRGSRYQIDTSTDSETTSTSEDDARCLRPRARNVHDDDEDFSSSSDGCESDHRPPPRKVRGKKSRKRPTEVSGRFWSGELSARSNQDHQRDFEEKIMKQVASYVTKKTGTDQCLVQNAQPLGGTYVRLESEWKEMLKNRHSHHNLLSAAAGGMAMSQGSNTCLGSNIASGGSSMSVMSKQKHK, from the exons ATGCAGAAAGCGGGCTCCGACGATGGAGCTGGCGCTGGCCAGCCAGAGGAGCCACCAGCCGCTCCCCCGCAGGTTCCAACCAACTCTCAGCGTTCCTTCGACTCGGGGAGCAGCGGAAATGGCGCCGAGTTTCAAATCAGTTTGAACGATTTTCTGGAGTTTTTAAAGCTTAGCTGTCATGTAAATGATATGATAGCTAAGGCTGACATGGGGAAACCACACAATAGGGAGCCAGTGCCACCCATGGAGGGCTCTGGCTCGTCCACATCCACATCAGGAAAGCGAAATTCCAAACGAGAGGACTTTGATTTCGATCATTTGGCGGACAATCCATTAGTTAACGAGCTGCTCGGTCTGAGGCGTTCGTCCTCCCGCCGCTCCAGTAGCCGAACTACGGATGACAGTCGGTCCAGTTTACTGCTGGAGGCTAGATCGGGAGGACTCCCGCGAACGGGTCACAATCATGGCAGTCGCTCATCCCGAACGGAGACAAGCTATCGCGGGTTGCATCCGAAATTGGCCGATAAACTGGATGCGGTGATCAATGAAGGTGTCTTGGACTCTGTGTTGTCCTTCATATGTCCGGTTCCGTTTCCTACGCAGCTGACAACGAATGCCGGCCGTGGCAACAAACCCAAGCAGCCGACACCCAAGGAGCTCTTCACCTTACCGGCACCTTCGCCGATCCAAACCCCGGCCTCCTCTCCCATGCCCGGGACAGCGGCCATTCTTCCCCCTGGAGCAGCCAAGTCCATGATGGAACTAGGACACTCACACACGGTTCTTCCGGCGCCTTCTTCATCATCTCCATGCTTGCAACAGACCCACGGAAGCGGAACCGACACCATTCACCCCAACCAGATCACCAACAGCATGGTGAGGGCTCTGGTGAAAGAACCAATTCCAAAGCCCGGAGCTCCGCCTCCAGCCAGACGTAAGTCCCTCCTCTTGGTGAAGGACAGCAAAAATTCCAGGCAGGAGAAGAAAGA GCCTGAAGTGGTGATCCACGTTTGCGATGAGGTGAAGAACACCTCGAGGGACTTCACCTGCCCGCAGCACTTGCTCGTCTCCAAAATGGGTTACTTTGCGGATGTAACTGCTGGCCAGCGGCTGGAGGAGATGGACATttccgtgcactgcgacattCTCATCTTCGACTGGCTGATGAAATGGATCAAGCACAGTGCCCAATGTCAGGAGCTCCCGGGACCAGGTCAGAGCCCTGGCCCCCAACTAGATGGAAACAATGTGGTGCCCATATTGGTCTCGGCCAGTTTCCTACAAATGGAGCCACTGCTTCTGGAGTGCTTGGCCTTCTGTCACGCCCATCTGAGCGAAGTAGTGCGAACTTCCACCAATCTGTCGTGCCTGAACGACGCCCTGGTCACCCGGCTGGCCGCTATGTTTACGAATCTGGAGCTGGAGATGGTCAGGGACAAGAAGGAGCGAGTTACTCCGCGTCTGTGGACAAAATTAATACAATCCCTGTGCGAACCGGAGCCTGAGGCGTTGCGCGGCCACTTCTACAGCATGTCCGGGTTGTTCCGGTGCGCCCGTTGCTTCAATTGCGTCACCAACACCATGAAGTCCTACGTTAACTGCTTGCCCAGTAACATTCGCCTGAACCGATGGGGTCAACTGATGAGTCACCATGTCCGGGACTCCAACTGGGACTTGAGCGCATATATTGTTCAGCTCTTTAAGGAGCTCAAATCCTGGCGTAAGGTGTACTGGAAACTATGGGGTCACTGCCATTATCTCTATTGTTGCACATGCGAGGCACACTTTCCGGTATACCAGATGCACTGGTGCCGCTTCCATCCGGAGGCTCCTAATTTTCTGGGTCCAGTTGGTAATGCTGGACCGGCTGGACGATATGCTTGTTGTGGCCAGCAGGCCTTTCGCTATGAGACGCTACCGGGACCAAAT GGGTGCCAATTTCGAGAGCACAGTGTCCTGGTAGAGACCGATAGAGAACGAGCCATTCTGGCCATAGCCCAGCTGGTGGGAGAGAACTACGCCTTGTGCGAACCGCCGCCATTGCGGATCCAGGAAATGGCTGCCGCCGGAGAGATCTGTCCCAGCTGGCAAGGTATATCCCTAACACCCCAAAGATGTCGCCAAGGCCTACTCCCCCAGCTCTGCATGGACAGCGTTCTGAAGAGGG TGACCAACCACCGGGTGAGTCGCCGGATGCGGGGCTCACGCTATCAAATAGACACCAGCACCGACTCGGAAACGACTTCCACCAGCGAGGATGATGCCAGGTGCCTGCGGCCTCGAGCTCGCAACGTgcacgacgacgacgaggacttCAGTTCCAGCAGCGATGGTTGCGAGTCAGATCATCGTCCGCCGCCGAGAAAAGTGCGCGGGAAGAAATCACGCAAGCG TCCCACCGAGGTATCCGGTCGTTTTTGGTCGGGAGAGCTGTCGGCCCGCAGCAACCAGGATCACCAGCGCGACTTCGAAGAGAAGATCATGAAGCAGGTGGCCAGCTATGTGACCAAGAAGACGGGCACGGACCAGTGCCTGGTGCAGAATGCCCAACCATTGGGTGGCACCTATGTGCGCCTCGAGTCCGAGTGGAAGGAGATGCTGAAGAATCGGCACAGCCACCACAACTTGCTAAGCGCCGCTGCAGGCGGCATGGCCATGTCCCAGGGAAGCAACACCTGTCTGGGATCAAACATAGCATCCGGGGGATCGTCGATGTCCGTCATGTCGAAGCAGAAGCACAAGTAG
- the LOC6507784 gene encoding probable fumarate hydratase, mitochondrial: MSAKTRQESDTLGPMDVPMDRYYGAQTMRCLLNFRIGGEEERMPRKIIQAMGILKKAAAETNQEFGLDPKLSSAISSAADDVISGKLYDEGHFPLPIWQTGSGTQSNMNSNEVIGNRAIEILGGRIGTKDPVHPNDHVNKSQSSNDTFPSAIHIAVATALVKDLKPAVRALKDTLNSRANEWKDIIKIGRTHTQDAVPLTLGQEFSGYVQQLTNGLDRIEAVLPRVYQLALGGTAVGTGLNTRRGFAEKCVNRISQLTSLPFVVAPNFFEALASRDAMVEVHGALNTLAVSLMKIANDIRFLGSGPRCGLGELQLPENEPGSSIMPGKVNPTQCEALTMICAQVMGNHVAVSVGGANGHFELNVFKPLIASNVLRSIKLLTDGCSCFNTNCAKGMKANKEKLAQIVSQSLMLVTALNPHVGYDKSAEIAKAAHKNGTTLKEEALKAGIAEKDFNDWVRPEKMLGPS; the protein is encoded by the exons ATGAGTGCAAAGACCCGCCAGGAGAGCGATACCCTGGGCCCAATGGATGTGCCCATGGACCGCTATTACGGAGCTCAGACGATGCGATGTCTTCTTAATTTTCGCATCGGTGGGGAGGAGGAACGTATGCCG CGTAAAATTATCCAGGCCATGGGTATTCTCAAAAAGGCTGCTGCCGAAACCAACCAGGAGTTCGGACTCGATCCAAAACTCAGCTCGGCGATTTCCAGTGCCGCCGACGACGTGATCTCCGGAAAGCTCTACGACGAGGGTCACTTCCCCCTGCCTATTTGGCAGACAGGCTCCGGCACCCAGAGCAACATGAACTCCAACGAGGTGATTGGCAACCGGGCCATTGAGATTCTGGGAGGCAGGATCGGAACAAAAGACCCAGTGCATCCCAATGATCATGTAAACAAGTCGCAGAGCTCAAACGATACTTTTCCATCGGCCATCCACATTGCCGTGGCCACTGCCCTGGTGAAGGACCTGAAGCCGGCGGTTAGGGCTCTGAAAGATACACTTAACTCGAGGGCCAACGAGTGGAAAGACATCATAAAGATTGGTCGCACCCACACACAGGATGCAGTTCCGCTAACCCTAGGCCAGGAGTTTAGTGGTTATGTCCAGCAGCTCACGAATGGGCTGGACCGTATCGAGGCAGTATTGCCGAGGGTCTACCAGCTTGCTCTGGGCGGCACAGCTGTTGGAACCGGATTGAATACTCGGCGCGGCTTCGCCGAGAAGTGCGTCAACAGAATCTCCCAGCTCACCTCGCTTCCTTTCGTGGTGGCACCGAATTTCTTTGAGGCTTTGGCCAGCCGCGATGCAATGGTGGAGGTCCACGGTGCCCTCAACACCCTGGCAGTCAGCCTGATGAAGATTGCCAATGACATTCGGTTCTTGGGCTCGGGACCGAGATGCGGCCTGGGTGAGCTTCAGCTGCCGGAGAATGAACCgggcagctctataatgcccGGAAAGGTAAACCCCACACAGTGCGAGGCCTTGACCATGATCTGTGCCCAGGTGATGGGCAACCATGTGGCCGTGAGTGTGGGCGGGGCAAACGGGCATTTTGAACTTAACGTCTTCAAGCCGCTGATTGCCTCCAATGTATTGCGTTCCATCAAGCTACTAA CCGATGGCTGTTCCTGTTTTAATACAAATTGTGCTAAGGGCATGAAGGCCAATAAGGAAAAACTGGCCCAGATTGTTAGCCAATCCCTGATGCTGGTAACCGCTCTCAATCCCCATGTTGGTTACGACAAGTCGGCTGAGATCGCCAAGGCGGCCCACAAGAATGGCACCACCCTCAAGGAGGAGGCCCTGAAGGCCGGAATCGCTGAGAAGGACTTCAACGACTGGGTGCGCCCCGAGAAAATGTTGGGCCCCTCCTGA